In the Sulfoacidibacillus ferrooxidans genome, one interval contains:
- a CDS encoding IS110 family transposase — GVRAVYFVGIDIAKRNHEACIIDSTGQIQGKTLRFTNSQAGGQKLIQWMQNVDHDLSFTEVALEATGHYWLALHSFLRKHGVKV, encoded by the coding sequence GAGGTGTACGTGCTGTGTATTTTGTTGGTATTGACATTGCTAAACGCAATCATGAAGCCTGTATCATCGACTCAACTGGGCAGATTCAAGGCAAGACGCTACGTTTCACAAATTCTCAGGCTGGTGGTCAGAAGCTAATCCAGTGGATGCAGAATGTCGATCACGATTTGTCATTCACAGAAGTAGCCTTGGAGGCCACAGGTCACTACTGGCTAGCGTTACACTCGTTTCTCCGTAAACATGGTGTAAAGGTTC